One Brassica oleracea var. oleracea cultivar TO1000 chromosome C7, BOL, whole genome shotgun sequence genomic window carries:
- the LOC106301194 gene encoding uncharacterized protein LOC106301194 encodes MPEGKLRSGVYRSFIMCDDPRGVVERGAIKKQRYNSICSGTNQRFDHPSKPKERSETAPRKSTEDAPAPSSSLQLLKVSKGIQKLNVAIDSYSKGSSYETVRPEDIAKGLLRGALDLEESLAMLSSIQEADNKQKGRVTKDGRCDLRFQRSMSDRFGERIEKRMMAQENAASRDCYDELRNVIRESFHRQNLLPQTTNTETKKTRVARSGFVSSSGAASSSTSSSQSSMVSGSTKSSASSDVPRRPPSLIARLMGLDVSPQVQNISMVKHIDKPVIVNVSPERQEKLLKRKKKESPETVRCNSTRKPVLHSLPEEIPSENPSSIVVLIKPVNVVQDEKPGNKRPVLPKKPRMQGEVHPRMINQRKDHQAKGGSKTSSSNTMKLPSSPTKKDKMVRKVEENEGKVMKLLSPSNAKAVTREAKPKEIIKKIYVKKDDIIEGKDRRSALKPPANHARHKKSNGSSDTSRNKNQPSRLSSSPSSSSDEKKSNSRLKKSGEASKRSPKKKLHKRDNDLASENNSSSSQDTRVSINQLSAEETTSSELHIQGHCDSGEVTSCAPTIQQETSLRSFLSNSSDFISYAENLFDFKTNTNRSQEKTCQGRDSNVISDQRLALDFAKEVARRRSLLLITEPTCLLRSSLHIDELLMEVCDGFDSLRSYRDTFLNQSSFVKESIHMVLEKDLYSKRKEMTSGVWDLGWRSEFQIDETLQAVVDLEKLILSGLIQEIFS; translated from the exons TCCAAGAGGAGTTGTTGAACGTGGCGCAATCAAGAAACAGAGATATAATAGCATATGTAGTGGTACTAACCAAAGATTTGACCATCCTTCCAAACCCAAAGAGAGATCCGAAACGGCACCGAGGAAGAGCACAGAGGATGCTCCTGCTCCTTCTTCTTCATTGCAGCTCTTGAAAGTATCTAAAGGGATTCAGAAACTGAACGTTGCGATTGATTCATATTCCAAAGGGTCAAGCTATGAGACTGTGAGGCCTGAGGATATAGCAAAAGGTTTGTTAAGAGGAGCGCTTGATTTGGAGGAGTCTTTAGCTATGCTTAGTAGTATTCAAGAAGCTGATAACAAGCAGAAAGGGAGGGTTACTAAAGATGGAAGATGCGATTTGCGGTTTCAGAGATCGATGTCTGATAGATTCGGAGAGCGTATTGAGAAAAGGATGATGGCTCAAGAGAATGCAGCATCGAGAGATTGTTATGATGAGCTAAGAAACGTGATAAGAGAAAGCTTTCACAGGCAGAATCTTCTTCCACAAACAACTAACACAGAGACTAAGAAGACTCGCGTTGCTAGAAGTGGTTTTGTTTCCTCTTCTGGAGCTGCGTCTTCATCAACGAGCTCAAGCCAATCTTCTATGGTTTCAGGCTCTACAAAATCGTCTGCGTCGTCTGATGTTCCAAGGAGACCTCCAAGTTTGATTGCTAGGCTTATGGGTCTGGATGTATCTCCTCAAGTACAGAACATTAGCATGGTGAAACATATCGATAAGCCAGTTATTGTAAATGTCTCACCAGAAAGACAAGAGAAGCTGCTGAAGAGGAAGAAGAAGGAGAGTCCTGAAACTGTTAGATGCAACTCTACAAGAAAACCTGTTTTACACTCTTTGCCTGAAGAGATTCCGAGTGAGAATCCCTCAAGTATAGTAGTACTCATCAAACCTGTGAATGTTGTACAAGACGAAAAACCGGGCAACAAAAGACCGGTTTTACCGAAGAAACCGAGGATGCAAGGTGAGGTTCATCCAAGAATGATCAACCAGAGAAAAGATCATCAAGCCAAGGGAGGGAGTAAAACAAGCAGCAGCAACACAATGAAATTACCATCGAGTCCGACTAAGAAAGACAAAATGGTGCGGAAAGTAGAAGAGAATGAAGGTAAGGTGATGAAGCTATTGTCACCGAGCAATGCCAAAGCTGTAACAAGAGAAGCAAAACCAAAGGAAATCATCAAAAAGATTTATGTGAAGAAAGACGATATCATTGAAGGTAAAGACAGACGAAGCGCTCTTAAGCCACCTGCCAATCATGCGAGACACAAGAAATCAAATGGTTCTTCAGACACGTCAAGAAACAAGAATCAACCTTCCAGGTTGAGCTCAAGCCCAAGCTCAAGTAGTGATGAGAAGAAAAGTAATAGTCGGTTAAAGAAGTCCGGTGAAGCTAGTAAACGAAGT CCAAAGAAAAAACTCCATAAACGAGACAATGACCTCGCTTCAGAGAATAACTCAAGTTCTTCACAAGACACGCGTGTATCAATAAACCAACTTTCTGCAGAGGAAACCACTTCTTCAGAGCTTCACATTCAAG GCCATTGCGACAGCGGAGAAGTTACTTCTTGTGCTCCCACAATTCAGCAAGAAACCTCTCTTAGATCATTCTTATCCAACTCCTCAGATTTCATCAGCTACGCAGAGAATCTCTTTGACTTCAAAACCAACACTAACAGAAGCCAAGAAAAAACCTGTCAGGGTAGAGACAGCAATGTAATCTCAGACCAAAGACTTGCACTAGACTTTGCCAAAGAAGTAGCCAGACGCAGAAGCCTTCTTCTCATTACCGAACCAACTTGTCTCTTGAGAAGCTCTTTGCACATTGATGAGTTGTTAATGGAAGTCTGTGATGGGTTTGACTCCCTCAGAAGTTACAGAGACACGTTTTTAAATCAGAGCAGCTTCGTTAAAGAGAGCATACACATGGTCTTGGAAAAGGATCTATATAGTAAGAGAAAAGAGATGACAAGCGGAGTTTGGGATTTGGGTTGGAGAAGTGAGTTTCAGATCGACGAAACTCTTCAAGCTGTAGTTGACTTAGAGAAACTCATCTTGTCTGGTTTGATCCAAGAAATTTTCTCTTAA